One genomic window of Leptotrichia shahii includes the following:
- the ychF gene encoding redox-regulated ATPase YchF yields MIGIGIVGLPNVGKSTLFNAITKTQNAEAANYPFATIEPNVGLVSVPDPRLKELEKIINPERTVGATVEFVDIAGLVKGASKGEGLGNQFLSNIRNTAAICQVVRCFDDDNIIHVEGSVDPIRDIETINAELIFADLETVERAIQKNQKLARGGNAEGKELLAVLERCKAHLEEFKLLKTLEFTQREEELIKVYQFLTVKPMMFAANISEDDLTSGTENDYVKKVREFAKQYDSEVVTFSAKVEAELIEIEDEEERQMFIDELGIKEPSLNRLIRAGFKLLGLITYFTAGVKEVRAWTIKQGTNAQKSASEIHTDIEKGFIRAEVVSFDKFIELNGWNGSKEKGAMRLEGKEYIVQDGDVMFFRFNV; encoded by the coding sequence ATGATAGGAATAGGAATTGTAGGATTACCAAATGTAGGAAAATCAACATTGTTTAATGCGATAACAAAGACACAAAATGCAGAAGCGGCAAATTATCCGTTTGCGACAATTGAACCAAATGTGGGGCTTGTGAGTGTACCAGATCCACGGTTAAAAGAATTAGAAAAAATCATTAATCCAGAGAGAACGGTTGGAGCGACAGTTGAATTTGTGGATATTGCAGGGCTTGTGAAAGGTGCTTCTAAAGGAGAAGGGCTTGGGAATCAGTTTTTGTCAAATATTAGAAATACAGCTGCAATTTGTCAAGTTGTAAGATGTTTTGACGATGACAACATTATTCATGTGGAAGGAAGCGTCGATCCAATTAGAGATATTGAAACAATCAATGCGGAACTTATTTTTGCTGATTTGGAAACTGTTGAAAGAGCAATTCAGAAAAACCAGAAACTGGCTCGTGGCGGAAACGCTGAAGGAAAGGAATTACTTGCAGTTCTTGAAAGATGTAAGGCACATTTGGAAGAATTTAAATTGTTAAAAACTTTAGAATTTACTCAAAGGGAAGAAGAATTAATAAAAGTTTATCAATTTTTGACAGTAAAACCAATGATGTTTGCGGCAAATATTTCTGAAGATGACTTGACAAGCGGGACTGAAAACGACTATGTAAAAAAAGTTAGGGAATTTGCAAAACAGTATGACAGCGAAGTTGTGACTTTTTCGGCAAAAGTGGAGGCTGAATTAATCGAAATTGAAGATGAAGAGGAAAGACAAATGTTTATTGATGAACTTGGAATTAAAGAGCCAAGTTTAAATAGATTAATTCGTGCTGGATTTAAATTATTGGGATTAATTACATATTTTACGGCTGGAGTGAAGGAAGTCAGAGCTTGGACAATTAAGCAAGGAACAAATGCACAAAAATCAGCTAGTGAAATTCATACGGATATTGAAAAAGGATTTATTCGTGCAGAAGTTGTTTCGTTTGATAAATTTATTGAGCTAAATGGATGGAATGGATCTAAAGAGAAAGGTGCAATGAGGCTTGAAGGGAAAGAGTATATTGTGCAAGATGGGGATGTTATGTTCTTTAGATTTAATGTTTAA
- a CDS encoding uracil-DNA glycosylase — MWNDLKLEIDICTKCILEKTRINPIVGEGNEKAEVLFVLDSVSEEEDIKQQLLNDKNGKYFKRFLEYSKLDLKKCYFTTLTKCSSHGNLIEQESILQCNEFLITQIALINPKYIVTVGERATRSLLENDEKEDIKDLVGKVFDFYGEIKIVPIYDISYLFKATDKEKWKLIKILEKL; from the coding sequence ATGTGGAATGACTTAAAATTGGAAATCGATATTTGCACTAAATGTATCTTGGAAAAAACTCGAATTAATCCGATTGTTGGAGAAGGGAATGAAAAGGCAGAGGTACTGTTTGTATTGGATAGCGTAAGTGAGGAAGAGGATATAAAGCAGCAGCTTCTTAATGACAAAAATGGAAAATATTTTAAAAGATTTTTGGAATATTCAAAGCTAGATTTAAAGAAATGCTACTTTACAACGCTTACAAAATGCAGTTCTCATGGGAATTTAATCGAGCAGGAAAGCATTTTGCAATGCAATGAGTTTTTGATAACGCAAATTGCCTTGATAAATCCCAAATATATTGTAACAGTTGGAGAAAGGGCGACTAGGTCGCTTTTGGAAAATGATGAGAAAGAGGATATAAAGGATTTAGTTGGGAAAGTATTTGATTTTTATGGAGAAATTAAGATTGTGCCGATTTATGATATTTCCTATTTGTTTAAGGCAACAGACAAGGAAAAGTGGAAATTGATAAAAATTTTGGAAAAATTATAA
- a CDS encoding MBL fold metallo-hydrolase, which produces MKFSSLGSGSSGNSSYIEMGNKKFLVDAGFSGKKIAEKLNNIEKKIEDITGIFVTHEHSDHIQGLGVVSRKYDIPIYLHEMTYGVIKEKIGKIDKKNLNFIREDKTVIGNCVINNFEVMHDAKKCLGYTFEYEGKKLSYASDVGCVNNIIKENLKNSDVIVLESNYDYNMLMTGPYHWELKNRVKGRNGHLSNAEASKLIAQVLNEKLKKIYLMHISKDNNTPELAYNSLYEILERENKSHLEIEIIDEEGTGIYKI; this is translated from the coding sequence ATGAAATTTTCAAGTTTGGGAAGTGGAAGCAGCGGAAATTCCAGTTATATTGAGATGGGGAATAAAAAATTTTTGGTGGATGCAGGGTTTAGTGGAAAGAAAATTGCAGAAAAATTAAATAATATTGAAAAAAAAATTGAAGATATAACGGGAATATTTGTAACTCATGAACATTCTGACCATATTCAGGGACTTGGAGTTGTTTCGAGAAAATATGACATTCCAATTTATCTTCATGAAATGACTTATGGCGTTATTAAAGAAAAAATTGGAAAAATTGATAAAAAGAATTTAAATTTTATAAGGGAAGACAAAACTGTAATCGGAAATTGTGTAATTAATAATTTTGAAGTGATGCACGATGCTAAAAAATGCTTAGGGTATACGTTTGAGTATGAAGGGAAAAAATTATCTTATGCGAGTGATGTTGGTTGCGTGAACAATATTATTAAGGAAAATTTGAAAAATAGTGACGTAATCGTGCTAGAAAGTAATTATGACTATAATATGCTGATGACAGGACCTTATCATTGGGAACTTAAAAATCGTGTAAAGGGTAGAAATGGTCATTTATCAAATGCAGAAGCATCAAAATTAATCGCTCAAGTACTTAATGAAAAATTGAAAAAAATTTATTTGATGCATATAAGTAAAGACAACAATACGCCTGAATTGGCGTATAATTCGCTATATGAGATTTTGGAGCGTGAAAATAAAAGTCATTTGGAAATTGAAATTATTGATGAAGAAGGAACGGGAATTTATAAAATATAA
- the yqeH gene encoding ribosome biogenesis GTPase YqeH — protein MIKKKCIGCGIELQFEDKNKEGYVPEEKFLMHDNLLCQRCFKIKNYGENLVNNFGREDYLKEVSESVKKSDIILPIFDIIDFEGSFTEEILDFLRDYRSIILVNKIDLMPDFIHPAEISNWIKDRLAEEDIVPDDIAFISAKSKYGINGIIRKIKNIFPNKNVKATVLGVSNVGKSSVINLLLGNNRITTSKYSGTTLKSINNKIPNSEITIIDTPGLIPDGRVSDFISAESGLKLVPAGEISRKTFKLEENQVFMFDAFCRFKVLGNELLESGSKPIFSAYTSKSVKFHVTREERVKDLLNGSFFEILQESEKENYFKNEFVNCEVEIEENEELAIAGLGWINVKRGPLKIKLEIPKQVKVIVRPSIFKNKK, from the coding sequence TTGATTAAAAAAAAATGTATTGGCTGTGGAATTGAACTGCAGTTTGAAGATAAAAATAAGGAGGGGTATGTTCCTGAAGAAAAATTTTTGATGCATGATAATTTGCTTTGTCAAAGATGTTTTAAGATTAAGAATTATGGAGAAAATCTTGTGAATAATTTTGGCAGAGAGGATTATTTGAAGGAAGTAAGTGAAAGTGTAAAAAAATCAGATATAATATTGCCAATCTTTGATATTATTGACTTTGAAGGATCCTTTACTGAAGAAATCTTGGATTTTTTGAGGGATTATAGATCAATAATTTTGGTTAATAAAATTGATCTTATGCCTGATTTTATACATCCAGCAGAGATTTCAAACTGGATAAAGGATAGGCTTGCTGAAGAGGATATAGTGCCTGATGATATTGCCTTTATTAGTGCTAAAAGCAAATACGGAATAAATGGGATAATTAGAAAAATTAAAAATATTTTTCCAAATAAAAATGTTAAGGCAACAGTTCTAGGAGTTTCAAATGTTGGAAAATCTTCGGTTATAAATTTACTTTTGGGAAATAATAGAATAACAACTTCAAAATATTCAGGTACAACTTTAAAATCAATTAATAATAAAATTCCAAATAGTGAAATTACGATAATTGATACGCCTGGTCTTATTCCAGATGGAAGAGTTTCTGACTTTATTAGTGCAGAAAGTGGATTGAAACTTGTACCAGCTGGGGAAATTTCAAGAAAGACTTTTAAACTGGAAGAAAATCAAGTATTTATGTTTGATGCTTTTTGCAGATTTAAAGTGCTGGGCAATGAGCTTTTGGAAAGTGGAAGTAAGCCGATTTTTTCTGCTTATACTTCAAAAAGTGTAAAATTCCATGTAACTCGTGAGGAAAGAGTGAAAGATTTGTTGAATGGGAGTTTTTTTGAAATTTTACAAGAGAGTGAAAAGGAAAATTATTTCAAAAATGAATTTGTAAATTGCGAAGTGGAAATTGAAGAAAATGAGGAACTGGCAATTGCTGGACTTGGATGGATCAATGTTAAAAGAGGACCATTAAAAATAAAATTAGAAATTCCAAAGCAGGTAAAAGTAATTGTAAGACCGTCAATTTTTAAGAATAAAAAATAG
- a CDS encoding tyrosine-type recombinase/integrase, whose translation MEDVINDELTKKNNKDVQEIRKNENLVMYVDKFLYYEEVILGKSFNTIRGYRRDLLQFMEYLEEYEEIHNFEEIEMMTFRSFIAYLNSPKRLEKDENTKDTKTSNKKAKLKPVSKRSINRKISALRTFFKYLQEIKVIETNKASYINVPKFEKELPNVINRDDLNRLRHVISTEKITGIRDRLIIELLYSSGLRSIELINLSEFIIDIEEREIRVIGKGTKERITFFSENAKKWLIKYIEEKKKQYANYTREVLIVNSKGKKLTTRSLRRLISAHAHEAGIEKEITPHVFRHSFATELLNNGVDIRYLQELLGHSSIAVTQVYTHVSKSLLRDIYMSTHPLAKE comes from the coding sequence ATGGAAGATGTTATAAATGATGAATTGACGAAAAAAAATAATAAAGATGTACAAGAAATTAGAAAAAATGAAAATCTTGTGATGTATGTAGATAAATTTTTATATTATGAAGAAGTTATTCTTGGTAAGAGTTTCAATACAATTAGAGGTTATCGGCGAGATTTGCTTCAGTTTATGGAGTATCTTGAGGAATATGAAGAAATTCATAATTTTGAGGAAATTGAAATGATGACTTTCAGATCATTTATTGCCTATTTAAATTCTCCTAAAAGGCTTGAAAAAGATGAAAATACAAAAGATACGAAAACTTCCAATAAAAAAGCAAAATTAAAGCCTGTTTCTAAAAGAAGCATAAATAGGAAAATTTCAGCACTAAGGACATTTTTCAAGTATCTTCAAGAAATAAAAGTTATTGAAACAAATAAGGCTTCTTATATAAATGTTCCGAAATTTGAAAAGGAATTACCAAATGTGATTAATCGAGATGATTTAAACAGATTAAGGCACGTTATAAGCACAGAAAAAATTACTGGAATTCGTGATAGATTGATTATTGAACTGCTTTATTCCAGCGGGCTTCGTTCAATTGAACTTATTAATTTAAGTGAATTTATAATTGATATTGAAGAACGGGAAATTCGGGTTATTGGAAAGGGCACCAAGGAACGGATTACTTTTTTTAGCGAAAATGCGAAAAAGTGGCTTATAAAATATATTGAAGAAAAAAAGAAGCAGTATGCTAATTATACTAGGGAAGTGCTTATTGTAAACAGTAAAGGGAAAAAATTGACGACACGTTCACTTAGAAGGCTGATTTCAGCACATGCACATGAGGCTGGAATAGAAAAGGAAATAACACCGCATGTGTTTAGACATTCGTTTGCAACGGAACTTTTAAATAATGGTGTGGATATTCGATATCTGCAGGAGCTTTTAGGGCATAGCAGCATTGCTGTAACACAAGTTTATACACACGTGAGCAAATCCTTGTTGCGGGATATTTATATGAGTACACATCCACTAGCTAAAGAATAA
- the rph gene encoding ribonuclease PH, with protein sequence MRNNNRKNDEMREVKVTKNYIIHPEGSVLIEFGNTKVICNATIEDKIPRWLKGTNSGWITAEYSMLPRATHTRVQRESAKGKLGGRTMEIQRLIGRALRAVIDLEKLGERTVMIDCDVIQADGGTRTASITGAYLALELAVEKLIDQGKLKEIPIKSKVAAISVGKVHNELLLDLEYEEDSRADVDMNIVMNDKGEFIELQGTGEEATFTQAELLKFIELSKNAFDKLFSL encoded by the coding sequence GTGAGAAATAATAACAGAAAAAATGATGAAATGCGAGAAGTAAAAGTAACTAAAAATTATATCATTCATCCAGAAGGTTCAGTTCTAATTGAATTTGGGAACACAAAAGTTATTTGTAATGCTACAATTGAAGATAAAATTCCAAGATGGCTAAAAGGAACAAATTCTGGATGGATAACTGCTGAATACAGTATGCTTCCAAGAGCAACGCATACACGTGTTCAAAGGGAATCTGCAAAAGGGAAACTTGGCGGAAGAACTATGGAGATTCAGCGTTTAATTGGAAGGGCATTGAGAGCAGTAATAGATTTGGAAAAGCTGGGAGAAAGAACGGTAATGATCGACTGTGATGTAATTCAGGCTGATGGTGGAACAAGAACAGCTTCGATAACAGGTGCTTATCTTGCTTTGGAACTGGCAGTTGAAAAGTTGATTGATCAGGGGAAACTAAAGGAGATTCCGATAAAATCAAAAGTTGCGGCAATAAGTGTTGGAAAAGTTCATAACGAATTGCTCCTTGACTTGGAATATGAAGAGGATTCAAGGGCTGATGTGGATATGAACATTGTAATGAATGACAAGGGAGAATTTATCGAGCTGCAGGGAACAGGAGAAGAAGCAACGTTTACACAAGCTGAACTTTTAAAATTTATAGAGCTTTCAAAAAATGCTTTTGATAAATTATTTAGTTTATAA
- the glyA gene encoding serine hydroxymethyltransferase: protein MSYIKDVDLEVYNAISEEEKRQEEGIELIASENFVSKAVMEAAGSVFTNKYAEGYPGKRYYGGCVNADVVESLAIERLKKIFGAKYANVQPHSGSQANMGVYVGLLNAGDKILGMSLSAGGHLTHGYKINFSGKNYIGLEYGLNPETELIDYEAVREIALREKPKMIVAGASAYSRIIDFKKFREIADEIGAYLMVDMAHIAGLVAAGLHPNPLEYADVVTSTTHKTLRGPRGGVILTNNEEIAKKIDKTIFPGIQGGPLVHIIAAKAVAFKEALSLEYKKYQEQVAKNAKVLSEELVKGGLRIVSGGTDNHLMLVDLRPMGVTGKLAEAKLEEAGITCNKNAIPNDPEKPFVTSGIRLGTPAITTRGFKEDETRQVAQFILTVLGNINDSEKIAQVKEQVFKLTEKFPLYKGK, encoded by the coding sequence ATGAGTTATATAAAAGATGTTGATTTGGAAGTGTATAATGCGATATCGGAAGAAGAAAAAAGACAGGAAGAGGGAATTGAGCTTATAGCATCTGAAAATTTTGTTTCAAAGGCTGTGATGGAAGCGGCTGGTTCTGTATTTACTAATAAATATGCGGAAGGTTATCCTGGGAAAAGATATTATGGAGGATGTGTAAATGCTGATGTAGTGGAAAGTCTTGCGATTGAAAGATTGAAAAAAATATTTGGGGCAAAATATGCCAATGTTCAGCCACATTCTGGATCTCAAGCAAATATGGGAGTCTATGTTGGATTGCTTAATGCTGGGGACAAAATTTTGGGAATGAGTCTTAGTGCTGGTGGACATTTGACTCACGGTTATAAAATTAATTTTTCTGGAAAAAATTATATTGGGCTGGAATATGGATTAAATCCTGAAACAGAACTAATTGACTATGAAGCAGTAAGAGAAATCGCATTAAGAGAGAAGCCTAAAATGATAGTTGCTGGAGCAAGTGCTTATTCAAGAATAATAGACTTTAAAAAATTTAGAGAAATTGCTGATGAAATTGGGGCATATTTAATGGTGGATATGGCTCATATTGCTGGACTTGTTGCAGCTGGACTTCATCCAAATCCATTGGAATATGCAGATGTGGTAACTTCTACAACTCATAAAACATTAAGAGGGCCTCGTGGTGGAGTAATTTTGACAAACAATGAAGAAATTGCTAAAAAAATTGACAAGACAATATTTCCTGGAATACAAGGAGGACCATTGGTTCATATAATCGCAGCAAAAGCAGTTGCATTTAAAGAAGCACTTAGTCTTGAATACAAAAAATATCAGGAACAAGTTGCAAAAAATGCAAAAGTTTTATCTGAAGAACTGGTAAAAGGTGGACTTAGAATCGTAAGTGGAGGAACTGACAACCATTTAATGCTTGTAGATTTACGTCCAATGGGAGTTACTGGAAAATTAGCTGAAGCAAAATTGGAAGAAGCTGGAATAACTTGTAACAAAAATGCTATTCCAAATGATCCTGAAAAACCGTTTGTTACAAGTGGAATAAGATTGGGAACGCCTGCGATTACTACTCGTGGATTTAAGGAAGATGAAACAAGACAAGTGGCACAATTTATACTGACAGTTTTGGGAAATATAAATGACAGCGAAAAAATTGCCCAAGTAAAAGAACAAGTTTTTAAATTAACTGAAAAATTTCCACTTTATAAGGGAAAATAA
- a CDS encoding MlaA family lipoprotein, giving the protein MARENKLLILGAMFAVAVVGQAELMEIKNEDTVMFLEESNKEADDSLFIEFVDGKTPYTPDKSIGLVKKTNIETKKNKPDTNKYIAFEQDGYGVLAENLEELDEDYIISSQVFQLTGINDSMEPFNRRMYAFNTQFDRKIAYPASRIYASVVPSPIRKGISNFYSNFSEIPTFVNSILQLKPGKAANALGRFVVNSTVGLLGVTDVAKNIGMKRDSETMGDTLGHYGIGAGSFLVLPGLGPSTLRDTVGSMADSAIEGAVRGAAEKKLFFDTGVFDKNVYGFVRPAVTGLNARSMLSIKYGDLNSPFEYDLVKALYYNYRKIQVIK; this is encoded by the coding sequence ATGGCAAGGGAAAATAAATTATTAATACTTGGAGCCATGTTTGCTGTTGCAGTGGTTGGACAAGCTGAACTAATGGAAATAAAAAATGAAGATACTGTGATGTTTTTGGAAGAAAGTAATAAAGAAGCAGATGATAGCCTTTTTATTGAATTTGTAGATGGAAAAACACCGTATACACCTGATAAAAGTATTGGTCTAGTTAAAAAGACGAATATAGAAACGAAGAAGAATAAACCTGATACAAATAAATATATTGCCTTTGAACAAGATGGTTATGGAGTATTGGCAGAGAACTTAGAAGAGTTGGATGAGGATTATATTATATCAAGTCAAGTTTTTCAGCTGACTGGAATAAATGATTCAATGGAGCCGTTTAATAGAAGAATGTATGCTTTTAATACACAGTTTGATAGAAAAATAGCTTATCCAGCTTCACGTATATACGCCTCAGTCGTTCCCAGTCCAATAAGAAAAGGGATTTCAAATTTTTATAGTAATTTTAGTGAAATACCGACATTTGTAAATTCAATTTTACAATTAAAACCTGGAAAAGCGGCAAATGCACTTGGAAGATTTGTTGTAAATTCAACTGTTGGATTATTGGGAGTGACTGATGTTGCTAAAAATATTGGAATGAAGCGTGATTCTGAAACAATGGGAGATACTTTAGGACATTATGGAATAGGAGCAGGTTCTTTCCTTGTTTTGCCGGGATTAGGGCCAAGTACTCTTAGAGATACAGTTGGAAGTATGGCAGATTCAGCGATAGAAGGTGCAGTAAGAGGTGCTGCAGAAAAAAAATTATTTTTTGATACAGGAGTCTTTGATAAAAATGTTTATGGATTTGTAAGACCAGCTGTAACTGGATTAAATGCACGTTCTATGCTTAGTATAAAATATGGAGATTTAAATTCTCCATTTGAATATGATTTAGTAAAAGCTCTTTATTATAATTATAGAAAAATACAAGTTATAAAATAG